One Longimicrobiales bacterium genomic window, GACATCCAGCGCGCACGGGAGCACTACGAGCTCGCCTACCGGATCTATCCCCGCGACGGTCACTTCCTCGCGGATTATGCGAGCTTCCTCATGCGCGGCGGCAACTACCGCGTCGGTCTGCCCATGATGGAACGCGCCGTCGAGGAATCCTCCTTCTCGCACGAGACGGAAACCGTTCTCGCCTACGCGTATGTCGCCGCCGGCCGCTACGAGGAGGCGCTGCAGGCGCTCGCCCGGGCCGAAACGCGCGGGGCACCGCCGTTCGCGACGATGCCCCTGCGGGCAAACGCTTACCGGGGCATGGGTGACTACAATCGCGCCGTCGGCGCGTGGCGCACTGCGATCGGCTCCGCACCGCAGCCCCAATGGCGACTCTGGGGGTTCCTCGCGCGCACCCTCGCCTACATGGGCGATGATGTGGCCGCTGCCGCCGCACTGGACACCGCGCGCATTGTCGCTGCAGGCGATTCGGCCAGCCTGGCGACGATCGATCGTGCACGGCAGGCGCTGGCGACAGGCTGCTATGAGCTGCCCCCGGACGGGAGCACCGGGCTCGAAGAAGGTTTCGCCGCGGCCGGCACTCCCGAGTGTGATCCGCTCGGCCACTGGATCCACTTCATGCCGCCGGTGCAAAACGCCAACCCGTTGCAAAATGCAACTGGAGCGCCTCCCGGCGCGGCACCCCCGGTGGCGCCCGAGGGATCATGAGGCGTTGGGGGAGAAAGGGTTTGGTGGCAATGCTACGATTGGACCGGCTATTGCTCTGACACGGTCCCGACCCTGCCAGGTCCAGTCGACAACTACACCCACAAGGAGCACCGCATGCAGAAGAGACGTGCAGGTTTCACGCTGATCGAGCTGCTGATCGTGATCGTCATCATCGGCATTCTTGCCGCGATCGCGATTCCGAAGTTCGGCAAGACGCGTGAGAAGGCCTACTTCAAGGCCATGATGTCCGATCTCCGCAACCTGAACAATCAGCAGGAGATCTACTACTCGAGCCCGGCCAGCGGCTATTCGTACGCCGCTTCGATCGGTCAGCTGCCGGAGTTCACCATGTCCAATGGTGTGACGGTCGCCGTCAGCGGCAACACCGTGACGGGCTGGGCCGCAGTGGCCAGCCACGCCGCGCTCGGCTCGACACAGTTCTGCGGTATCTACATTGGTACGCCGACGGCAACACCGTCGGGCCTGAATCTCGTGACCCCAGGCATCGTCGCCTGTACGGGCGAGTAGGACGGCTCACCTGGTTGAAGGGGCGGCGGCCGGTTGCCGCCGCCCCCTTCGATTTCAACGAACTGACGATTATGCGAGTGCTTCCGAGGCGGGAAGGCTTCACGTTGATCGAGTTGATGATCGTTATCGTGATCATCGGGATACTCGCAATGATCGCGGTGTCGCTTTTCTGGGGCGTCAAGGATCGTGGAATCCAGGCCTCCATGCAGGCGGACCTGAAGAACGCCGCCGCGCAGCAGGAGCTCTATTATTCCTCGTACAACAACTACGCTCCTACGGCGGTTTACCTGTCGAACTACAACGCCAGTCCGGGAGTGCAGCTGTCGGTGACCTACGCTGCGCCCGATGGCTGGGCCGGCATCGCCACCCATATCTCGGTCATCGGAGCACAGTGCGGGATTGCGGTAAACAACGCACCGCTGGCGTCCGCGCCGCCGGCCACCGTAACGGGTATCGTGGCGTGCACCGGCATGTAGGTGGTGTACGGCTCCATTGCAGTTCTTTCCTCACAAACATAAACTTGCCCGCGAATGGCTGATCTTCCCACACTGCGACGGGAGCTGATCGGAGCGTTCGCTGTGGTATTCGCGGGCGCGTTGTTCGTTGCGGTCGTCGGGGTGCTGCTGCTCGCGCCTCGTCTCTCGACGGGCTATGCCGTAGGCTACGTCGTGACGCTGCTCGTCGCAGACATCGCGATCTTCTCCTGGTTCGGCACACAGCTGCTGCGGCGCCGCGTGCTCGATCCGCTGTCTGCGCTGGTCCACGGCGCCGAGTCGATATCGGCCGGCGAGCTGGACACCCGCATCGAGGGCGGCTCAACCGAGGAGCTCGCACGCGTGTCGGCCGCGGTCAATTCGATGGCGGAGCGGCTGATCGCGGATCAGAAGAAGCTGACGGAGAACATTCGCTCGCTGAACGAAACCAACCGGCTGCTGACTGAAGCGCGCGACGCCATGATCCATGCCGAGAAGATGGCGTCGGTCGGCCGTCTGGGCGCGGGTGTAGCGCACGAGGTGGGCAATCCGCTCGGCGCGATTCTCGGGTACCTCTCCCTCCTCGGCCGGCACCAGGAGGGATCGCGCCTCGAGCTGGTGCAGGCGGCGGAGCGGGAGGCGCACCGGATCGACCGGATCGTGCGGGGATTGCTCGACTTCGCGCGGCCGCGCGAGGCCGTCGCGCAGCCGACGGACGTGAACGACGTAGTTCGCGACACCGTGGAGCTGGTCCGCACGCAGGGCCATTTCACACAGATCCAGCTCACGCTCGCGTTGAGCGATACGGAGCTCGTCGTGCGCGGCGATCCGTACCAGCTGCAGCAGGTGCTCGTGAACCTGCTGATGAACGCGGCACAGGAGCTCGAGGAGACGCGCGATCCGTTCATCGAGATCACGACCATGCGTCGCGAGGTGGAGGCGCCGCCACCGCATACGCCGGCCCGCCGGGCTGGTGATCCACCCGGCATCGACTATTCGCACCGGCGGCGACTGGCCGCGATGGTACGGTGGCCCTCGCGCGACCCCGACTCCGAATCGGGCGAGATCATAGAGCTGATCGTGCGTGACAACGGGCCCGGTCTGCCGCCCGAGCTGATCGACCAGATCTTCGAGCCGTTCGTTACGACCAAGGAGCCGGGGAAGGGAACCGGCCTTGGCCTCGCTGTCTGCGCCCGCCTCATCGAGGGGATGGGCGGAGTAATTCACGCGGACAACGCCGCTGAGGGCGGTGCCGTGTTCCGTGTGCTGCTGCCGGCCGAAACGGCCGAGGTGATATCGACATGACCGTGCTGATCATCGACGACGAGCCGGGTCTGCGTCAGACCGTCTCACTGATCCTGGCCGAAGAGGGCTACGAAGTGCAGGCGGCGAGCGACGGCGAGGAGGGCCTCGCGCGCGCA contains:
- a CDS encoding prepilin-type N-terminal cleavage/methylation domain-containing protein; translated protein: MQKRRAGFTLIELLIVIVIIGILAAIAIPKFGKTREKAYFKAMMSDLRNLNNQQEIYYSSPASGYSYAASIGQLPEFTMSNGVTVAVSGNTVTGWAAVASHAALGSTQFCGIYIGTPTATPSGLNLVTPGIVACTGE
- a CDS encoding prepilin-type N-terminal cleavage/methylation domain-containing protein; translation: MRVLPRREGFTLIELMIVIVIIGILAMIAVSLFWGVKDRGIQASMQADLKNAAAQQELYYSSYNNYAPTAVYLSNYNASPGVQLSVTYAAPDGWAGIATHISVIGAQCGIAVNNAPLASAPPATVTGIVACTGM
- a CDS encoding ATP-binding protein, whose amino-acid sequence is MADLPTLRRELIGAFAVVFAGALFVAVVGVLLLAPRLSTGYAVGYVVTLLVADIAIFSWFGTQLLRRRVLDPLSALVHGAESISAGELDTRIEGGSTEELARVSAAVNSMAERLIADQKKLTENIRSLNETNRLLTEARDAMIHAEKMASVGRLGAGVAHEVGNPLGAILGYLSLLGRHQEGSRLELVQAAEREAHRIDRIVRGLLDFARPREAVAQPTDVNDVVRDTVELVRTQGHFTQIQLTLALSDTELVVRGDPYQLQQVLVNLLMNAAQELEETRDPFIEITTMRREVEAPPPHTPARRAGDPPGIDYSHRRRLAAMVRWPSRDPDSESGEIIELIVRDNGPGLPPELIDQIFEPFVTTKEPGKGTGLGLAVCARLIEGMGGVIHADNAAEGGAVFRVLLPAETAEVIST